One part of the Herbiconiux aconitum genome encodes these proteins:
- a CDS encoding aspartate aminotransferase family protein — protein sequence MTLDPDDGVLALELDRAYVFHSWSAQATLKPMVIAGGAGSTVWDFEGNEFLDFSSQLVNTNIGHQHPAVVSAIKEQADILTTVAPAHANLTRGKAAQRILARAGNSFSKVFFTNGGADANENAIRMARLYTGRDKVLSHYRSYHGNTGAAVVATGDWRRVPNEFARGHVHFFGPFAYRSEFWATSPEQESERALQHLERVIQSEGSTSIAAILIETIPGTAGVLVPPPGYLAGVRALADKYGIVLIFDEVMAGFGRTGSWFAFQALAEQEGGLVEPDLISFAKGVNSGYVPAGGVIISPSIADIFDDNVFPGGLTYSGHPLAMASIVGTLDAMEDEGIVTNAAHIGRDLLAPGLAALAEKYPIIGEVRGLGVFWALDLVSAPSTRAPLSPGGVGALKAALLARGLLPFTADNRLHVVPPCVVTDAEVERALTIYDEAFAAIGEVD from the coding sequence ATGACTCTTGATCCTGACGACGGCGTGCTCGCTCTTGAGCTTGATCGGGCCTACGTGTTCCACTCCTGGTCGGCTCAGGCGACCCTGAAGCCGATGGTCATCGCCGGCGGGGCCGGGTCGACGGTGTGGGACTTCGAAGGGAACGAGTTCCTCGACTTTTCTTCGCAGCTCGTTAACACGAACATCGGACATCAGCATCCGGCTGTGGTCAGCGCCATCAAGGAGCAGGCCGACATCCTCACCACCGTGGCTCCGGCGCATGCCAACCTGACTCGGGGGAAGGCTGCTCAGCGGATTCTGGCCCGGGCGGGGAACTCGTTCAGCAAAGTGTTCTTCACCAACGGTGGGGCGGATGCGAACGAGAACGCCATCCGGATGGCTCGGCTGTACACGGGGCGCGACAAGGTGCTGTCGCACTACCGGTCGTACCACGGGAACACGGGCGCGGCGGTGGTCGCCACGGGCGACTGGCGGCGGGTGCCGAACGAGTTCGCTCGGGGGCACGTGCACTTCTTCGGGCCGTTCGCGTATCGGTCGGAGTTCTGGGCGACGTCGCCCGAACAGGAGTCGGAGCGGGCGCTGCAGCACCTCGAGCGGGTCATCCAGTCGGAGGGGTCGACGTCGATCGCCGCGATTCTGATCGAGACCATTCCCGGCACGGCCGGTGTGCTGGTGCCGCCTCCCGGGTATCTCGCCGGGGTGCGGGCTCTGGCCGACAAGTACGGCATCGTGCTGATCTTCGACGAGGTGATGGCGGGCTTCGGGCGCACCGGGTCGTGGTTCGCGTTCCAGGCGCTGGCCGAGCAGGAGGGCGGGCTCGTGGAGCCCGATCTCATCAGCTTCGCCAAGGGCGTGAACTCGGGGTACGTGCCGGCCGGCGGCGTGATCATCTCACCGTCCATCGCCGACATCTTCGACGACAACGTCTTTCCCGGCGGCCTGACCTACTCCGGGCATCCGCTCGCCATGGCCTCGATCGTGGGCACGCTCGACGCGATGGAAGACGAAGGCATCGTGACCAACGCCGCGCACATCGGGCGCGACCTGCTCGCTCCCGGGCTCGCGGCACTGGCCGAGAAGTATCCGATCATCGGCGAAGTGCGGGGCTTGGGAGTGTTCTGGGCCCTCGACCTGGTGAGCGCCCCCTCGACCCGCGCGCCGCTGTCGCCCGGGGGAGTGGGCGCGCTGAAGGCCGCCTTGCTCGCGCGCGGGCTGCTGCCTTTCACGGCCGACAACCGGCTGCACGTGGTGCCGCCGTGCGTCGTCACCGATGCCGAGGTCGAGCGGGCGCTGACGATCTACGACGAGGCCTTCGCGGCCATCGGCGAGGTCGACTGA
- a CDS encoding LysR family transcriptional regulator, protein MDVRRLELLRELAERGSITEVARATHRTPSAVSQQLRILEREAGLPLTEKAGRGIVLTDAGRALARSATDVAVAIEQATALWDEFRNDPTGEVSLATFPTGGQMLLPGVVNRLDAVGGLTLHCSDRDPESDDFPALTADFDIVLAHTASSAATNWPTTDVAAVKLMTEPLDIALPPGHPLASKELLDPEDLIGERWIGVPWGYPFERTIHDISAAAGSPMNVVQRFGDTRVTEAFVAAGLGIAILPCYTAGGAYRSEIVLKNLRGVVAERHIFALMRPDRAERLAVRTVVDALRAEADAVVAANIHRNPPRAA, encoded by the coding sequence ATGGATGTGCGTCGCCTCGAACTGCTGCGGGAGCTCGCCGAGCGAGGCAGCATCACCGAGGTCGCCCGCGCGACGCATCGCACGCCCTCCGCGGTGTCACAGCAGCTCCGCATCCTCGAACGGGAGGCGGGCCTGCCGCTCACCGAGAAGGCCGGCCGCGGCATCGTGCTGACGGATGCCGGCCGCGCGCTGGCCCGTAGCGCCACCGACGTCGCCGTGGCGATCGAACAGGCGACGGCGCTTTGGGACGAGTTCCGCAACGACCCCACGGGCGAGGTGTCGCTCGCTACCTTCCCGACCGGCGGCCAGATGCTGCTCCCCGGCGTCGTGAACCGACTCGACGCCGTCGGCGGACTCACCCTGCACTGCTCCGACCGCGACCCCGAGAGCGACGATTTCCCGGCCCTCACGGCCGACTTCGACATCGTGCTCGCGCACACCGCATCATCGGCGGCGACGAACTGGCCCACCACCGACGTCGCGGCGGTGAAGCTGATGACCGAGCCGCTCGACATCGCGCTGCCGCCCGGGCATCCGCTCGCGTCGAAAGAACTCCTCGACCCCGAAGACCTGATCGGGGAGCGCTGGATCGGCGTGCCCTGGGGCTATCCCTTCGAGCGCACCATCCACGACATCTCGGCCGCGGCCGGCTCGCCGATGAACGTGGTGCAGCGCTTCGGCGACACGCGCGTGACCGAGGCCTTCGTGGCCGCAGGGCTCGGCATCGCCATCCTGCCCTGCTACACGGCCGGCGGCGCCTATCGCAGCGAGATCGTGCTGAAGAACCTGCGCGGTGTCGTGGCCGAACGCCACATCTTCGCGCTGATGCGCCCCGACCGTGCCGAGCGGCTCGCCGTGCGCACGGTCGTCGATGCGCTCCGTGCCGAAGCGGATGCGGTGGTGGCCGCGAACATCCACCGCAACCCGCCCCGCGCCGCCTGA
- a CDS encoding ABC transporter substrate-binding protein encodes MKHSTRLISGVGALAVTALALAGCSSGGTSDSVDSTESGDLTPVSLQLQWYSQAQFAGYYAALDQGFYEDEGLDVSILEGAADIVPIDVLTGGDADFAISWVPKVLGSIEQGAAVTDIAQIFERSGTTQISMKDANITTPADLKGKTVGSWGYGNEWELFAGMQKADVNVGDISLVQQAFDMNGFLAGDIQAAQAMTYNEYAQVLETVNPATGELFTPEELNVINWNDEGTAMLQDAIWADSDRLADDADYADTAVKFIKASIKGWAYARDNPEEAATIVTASGSQLGESHQLWMTNEVNKLIWPSENGVGMINQDEWDQTVSIAKGTENETGATIITSDPPETAFSNEYVEKALSELKDEGVDVNGADFAPITVTLKEGGQ; translated from the coding sequence ATGAAACACAGCACCCGTCTCATCAGCGGCGTCGGCGCCCTCGCCGTCACCGCGCTCGCGCTCGCGGGCTGTTCGAGCGGCGGAACCAGCGACTCGGTCGACTCGACCGAGTCCGGTGACCTGACCCCGGTCAGCCTGCAGCTGCAGTGGTATTCGCAGGCCCAGTTCGCGGGCTACTACGCTGCCCTCGACCAGGGCTTCTACGAAGACGAAGGCCTCGACGTCTCGATCCTCGAGGGCGCGGCCGACATCGTTCCTATCGACGTGCTCACGGGCGGCGACGCCGACTTCGCGATCTCCTGGGTGCCGAAGGTGCTGGGCTCGATCGAGCAGGGCGCCGCCGTCACCGACATCGCGCAGATCTTCGAGCGAAGCGGCACCACGCAGATCTCGATGAAGGATGCGAACATCACCACCCCGGCCGACCTCAAGGGCAAGACCGTCGGCAGTTGGGGCTACGGCAACGAGTGGGAGCTCTTCGCCGGCATGCAGAAGGCCGACGTGAACGTGGGTGACATCTCGCTCGTGCAGCAGGCCTTCGACATGAACGGCTTCCTCGCCGGCGACATCCAGGCCGCCCAGGCCATGACCTACAACGAATACGCGCAGGTGCTGGAGACGGTCAACCCGGCCACCGGCGAGCTCTTCACCCCCGAGGAGCTGAACGTCATCAACTGGAACGACGAAGGCACCGCGATGCTCCAGGATGCGATCTGGGCCGACTCGGATCGCCTCGCTGACGACGCCGACTACGCCGACACCGCCGTGAAGTTCATCAAGGCCTCCATCAAGGGCTGGGCCTACGCGCGCGACAATCCCGAAGAGGCCGCGACGATCGTGACCGCCTCAGGCTCGCAGCTCGGCGAGAGCCACCAGCTCTGGATGACCAACGAGGTCAACAAACTGATCTGGCCCTCCGAGAACGGCGTCGGCATGATCAACCAGGACGAGTGGGACCAGACGGTCTCCATCGCCAAGGGCACCGAGAACGAGACGGGCGCGACCATCATCACCTCCGACCCGCCCGAGACGGCGTTCTCGAACGAGTACGTGGAGAAGGCGCTCTCGGAGTTGAAGGATGAAGGTGTGGATGTGAACGGAGCGGACTTCGCGCCGATCACGGTGACGCTCAAGGAGGGTGGCCAGTAG
- the rnc gene encoding ribonuclease III: MSSEIEESGSHLLATLQIDLDSALLDLALTHRSFSYEHGGIPTNERLEFLGDSILGQAVTVMLYTTFTDLDEGELAKRRASLVSTVALAEIARSIGLGEYIKLGRGEELTGGRDKASILADTVEAIIGATYLDQGPDVATALVLRLVAPLANDPLRFGVSMDPKTSLQERANRLGFDVPVYVLEESGPDHQKTFVATVTIGGPSPVEATGTGSSKKQAESVAAAAAFPLLSASVNTDQA, from the coding sequence GTGTCTTCTGAAATCGAGGAGAGCGGGTCGCACCTTTTGGCGACCCTGCAGATCGATCTCGATTCGGCGCTGCTCGATCTCGCGCTGACCCACCGCTCCTTCTCCTACGAGCACGGCGGCATCCCCACGAACGAGCGCCTCGAGTTCCTCGGCGACTCGATTCTCGGGCAGGCCGTCACGGTGATGCTCTACACCACCTTCACCGACCTCGACGAAGGGGAACTCGCGAAGCGGCGGGCCTCCCTGGTGAGCACGGTGGCCCTGGCCGAGATCGCCCGGTCCATCGGGCTGGGGGAGTACATCAAGCTCGGCCGGGGTGAAGAACTCACCGGCGGGCGCGACAAGGCGTCGATCCTCGCCGACACCGTCGAGGCCATCATTGGAGCCACCTATCTCGATCAGGGGCCGGATGTCGCGACTGCGCTGGTGCTGCGGCTCGTCGCCCCCCTGGCCAACGATCCCCTGCGGTTCGGGGTGTCCATGGACCCGAAGACTTCCTTGCAGGAACGCGCCAACCGGCTCGGTTTCGACGTTCCGGTCTACGTTCTCGAGGAGAGCGGACCCGATCACCAGAAGACCTTCGTCGCGACGGTGACGATCGGCGGGCCGTCACCCGTTGAAGCGACCGGCACCGGCTCGAGCAAGAAGCAGGCCGAATCGGTGGCCGCAGCCGCCGCCTTCCCGCTGCTCAGCGCATCCGTGAATACGGATCAGGCCTAG
- the hydA gene encoding dihydropyrimidinase: MKTLITGGTVVNATGTAQADVLIDGDTIAAVLAPGSSLLGFDLAGNVDEVVDASGKYVIPGGIDAHTHMQMPFGGTEASDTFETGTRAAAHGGTTSIIDFVVQYAGENILDQYHLWHEKAAGNCAIDYGFHQILSDVQDSSLTAMDELINEGVTSFKLFMAYKGVFLSDDGQIVKAMQRASDNGSLIMMHAENGSVIDLLVKQHLERGETKPYYHGVSRPWQAEEEATHRAIMLANLTGAPLYIVHVSAKQAVEQIAAARDNGQNVFAETCPQYLYLSLEDQLGASSPEWGDFEGAKWVCSTPLRSKHEGHQNHMWRGLRTNDLQVISTDHCPFCMKGQKDMGIGDFSKIPNGIGSVEHRMDLIYQGVVMGEISLPRWVELTSTTPARMFGVYGKKGVIQPGADGDVVIYDPQGHTSIGLEKTHHMNMDYSAWEGFEIDGHVDTVFSRGRKIVDDNSYLGRKGDGAYFKRGLSQYLI; this comes from the coding sequence TCCTGGCAGCAGCCTGCTCGGCTTCGACCTCGCGGGCAATGTCGACGAGGTGGTGGATGCGTCGGGCAAGTACGTCATTCCCGGCGGCATCGACGCGCACACCCACATGCAGATGCCGTTCGGCGGCACCGAGGCGAGCGACACCTTCGAGACCGGCACCCGCGCGGCCGCGCACGGCGGCACCACGTCGATCATCGATTTCGTGGTGCAGTACGCGGGTGAGAACATCCTCGACCAGTACCACCTCTGGCACGAGAAGGCGGCGGGCAACTGCGCCATCGACTACGGCTTCCACCAGATCCTCTCCGACGTGCAGGATTCCTCGTTGACGGCGATGGATGAGCTGATCAACGAGGGGGTCACCTCCTTCAAGCTCTTCATGGCCTACAAGGGCGTCTTCCTCTCCGACGACGGCCAGATCGTGAAGGCGATGCAGCGGGCATCCGACAACGGATCGCTCATCATGATGCACGCCGAGAACGGCTCGGTCATCGACCTGCTGGTGAAGCAGCACCTCGAGCGCGGCGAGACCAAGCCGTACTACCACGGTGTCTCGCGCCCGTGGCAGGCCGAGGAGGAGGCCACGCACCGCGCCATCATGCTCGCCAACCTCACCGGCGCGCCGCTCTACATCGTGCACGTCAGCGCGAAGCAGGCGGTGGAGCAGATCGCGGCCGCCCGCGACAACGGGCAGAACGTGTTCGCTGAGACCTGTCCGCAGTATCTGTACCTCTCGCTCGAAGACCAGCTCGGCGCCTCCAGCCCCGAGTGGGGCGACTTCGAGGGCGCGAAGTGGGTGTGCTCGACGCCGCTGCGCTCGAAGCACGAGGGCCACCAGAACCACATGTGGAGGGGCCTCCGCACGAATGACCTGCAGGTGATCTCCACCGACCACTGCCCGTTCTGCATGAAGGGCCAGAAAGACATGGGCATCGGCGACTTCTCGAAGATCCCGAACGGCATCGGCTCGGTCGAGCACCGGATGGACCTGATCTATCAGGGCGTGGTGATGGGCGAGATCTCGCTGCCGCGCTGGGTGGAGCTCACCAGCACCACGCCGGCACGGATGTTCGGGGTCTACGGCAAGAAGGGCGTGATCCAGCCCGGTGCCGACGGAGACGTGGTCATCTACGACCCCCAGGGTCACACCTCCATCGGTCTCGAGAAGACGCACCATATGAACATGGACTACTCGGCCTGGGAGGGCTTCGAGATCGACGGCCACGTCGACACGGTGTTCTCCCGAGGGCGCAAGATCGTCGACGACAACTCCTACCTGGGTCGAAAAGGCGACGGCGCCTATTTCAAGCGCGGCCTCAGCCAGTACCTGATCTGA
- a CDS encoding ABC transporter ATP-binding protein — protein MSDASVTTEERGAAVPAVQVAGVDKIFVGKKKSTVTALESIDLTVAPGEFVSLIGPSGCGKSTLLRLIADLDTPTVGTVTVFGKSARQARIDQEYGIAFQQAGLLPWRTVTGNIELPLELHGVAGAARRSRVAELLTLVGLSDFAESYPDQLSGGMQQRVAIARALAESPRLLLMDEPFGALDEMTRERMQTELVRITGETGAAVVFVTHSIPEAVYLSNRVVVMSPRPGRIRDVLTVSLGTALERTEELRENEAFFENVSKVRELLHGEAPVGIRGVETR, from the coding sequence ATGAGCGACGCCAGCGTCACCACCGAGGAGCGCGGTGCAGCCGTGCCCGCCGTTCAGGTCGCGGGGGTCGACAAGATCTTCGTGGGCAAGAAGAAGTCGACCGTCACAGCCCTCGAGTCGATCGACCTGACGGTGGCTCCGGGCGAGTTCGTGTCGCTGATCGGGCCCTCCGGATGCGGCAAGTCGACTCTGCTGCGCCTGATCGCCGATCTCGACACTCCCACTGTCGGAACCGTCACCGTCTTCGGCAAGAGCGCGCGGCAAGCCCGGATCGACCAGGAATACGGCATCGCCTTCCAGCAGGCCGGCCTCCTGCCGTGGCGCACGGTCACAGGCAACATCGAGCTGCCCCTGGAACTGCACGGCGTGGCCGGCGCCGCCCGGCGTTCCCGGGTGGCCGAGCTGCTCACGCTGGTGGGGCTCTCCGACTTCGCCGAGAGCTACCCCGACCAGCTCTCGGGCGGCATGCAGCAGCGGGTCGCGATCGCCCGCGCACTCGCCGAGAGTCCCCGGCTCCTCCTCATGGACGAGCCCTTCGGAGCCCTCGACGAGATGACACGCGAACGGATGCAGACCGAACTCGTGCGCATCACCGGCGAGACCGGGGCGGCCGTCGTGTTCGTCACGCACTCCATCCCCGAGGCGGTCTACCTCTCGAACCGGGTGGTCGTGATGTCGCCTCGACCCGGGCGCATCCGCGACGTGCTCACCGTCTCGCTCGGCACGGCCTTGGAGCGCACCGAGGAACTGCGCGAGAACGAGGCCTTCTTCGAAAACGTCAGCAAGGTGCGCGAGCTGCTGCACGGCGAGGCGCCCGTCGGAATCCGGGGGGTCGAGACCCGATGA
- the rpmF gene encoding 50S ribosomal protein L32, whose amino-acid sequence MAVPKRKQSRSNTHARRSQWKAEVPTLVKTVENGKTTYSLPHRAKVVEDSAGTPLFMEYKGRKVADV is encoded by the coding sequence ATGGCGGTTCCGAAGCGGAAGCAGTCACGTTCCAACACGCACGCGCGTCGTTCGCAGTGGAAGGCCGAGGTCCCCACGCTCGTCAAGACCGTCGAGAACGGCAAGACGACCTACAGCCTCCCGCACCGCGCGAAGGTTGTCGAAGACTCCGCCGGCACTCCGCTGTTCATGGAGTACAAGGGCCGCAAGGTCGCCGACGTTTAG
- a CDS encoding ABC transporter permease has translation MSERSRSGPGGPRTNQTAKRIAFGVGGVVLLVVIWELYKALGPAAGVVVGDLTILPRTTDLAMPHVWDMIGRLFEPTGGGRNAEPVWLAVLQASVFSLGVAAVGWVVGVVVGLLLAILMQRFRTAESAVLPWIILSQTVPLIAIAPLVRRWGSQLEFGDFSWENWMSVAVIASYLAFFPVSIGALRGLNSPDTIHVELFRSYGVGWWKTLFVLRLPASVPYLLPALRLAAANAVIGTVVAEVSIGLRGGIGRMIIEYAQQASGDPAKTWAPIFGAVAVGLVAAGFIALLGVLLRRYRRGEVPA, from the coding sequence ATGAGCGAACGCTCCCGATCGGGGCCTGGCGGCCCCCGCACCAATCAGACGGCGAAGCGGATCGCCTTCGGCGTCGGGGGAGTGGTGCTGCTCGTCGTGATCTGGGAGCTCTACAAGGCGCTCGGGCCGGCCGCCGGAGTCGTGGTCGGCGACCTCACGATCCTGCCCCGCACCACCGACCTCGCCATGCCGCACGTCTGGGACATGATCGGCCGCCTGTTCGAACCGACCGGGGGCGGGCGCAATGCGGAACCGGTATGGCTCGCCGTGCTGCAGGCATCCGTCTTCAGTCTCGGCGTGGCCGCTGTGGGCTGGGTGGTGGGCGTGGTCGTGGGGCTGCTGCTGGCCATCCTGATGCAGCGCTTCCGCACCGCGGAGTCGGCCGTGCTGCCCTGGATCATCCTCAGCCAGACCGTTCCGCTCATCGCCATCGCCCCGCTGGTGCGGCGCTGGGGTTCGCAGCTCGAGTTCGGCGACTTCAGCTGGGAGAACTGGATGTCGGTGGCCGTCATCGCCTCCTACCTCGCCTTCTTCCCGGTGTCGATCGGTGCGCTCCGCGGGCTCAACTCGCCCGACACCATCCATGTCGAGCTGTTCCGCAGCTACGGGGTGGGCTGGTGGAAGACGCTCTTCGTTCTGCGGCTGCCGGCCAGCGTGCCCTACCTGCTGCCCGCGCTGCGGCTCGCCGCCGCCAACGCCGTGATCGGCACCGTGGTGGCCGAGGTCTCGATCGGCCTGCGCGGCGGCATCGGCCGCATGATCATCGAATACGCCCAGCAGGCCTCGGGCGACCCGGCCAAGACCTGGGCGCCGATCTTCGGGGCGGTGGCGGTGGGGCTCGTTGCGGCCGGATTCATCGCCCTGCTCGGAGTGCTGCTCCGCCGTTACCGTAGAGGGGAAGTGCCCGCATGA
- a CDS encoding TIGR03842 family LLM class F420-dependent oxidoreductase codes for MEFGAVVQTNPPAARTVGLAKLSEQYGFDYFWTFDSHLLWQEPYVIYSQILAETHKIKVGPMVTNPATRDWTVTASVYATLNEMYGNRTICGIGRGDSAVRVTNGAPTTLKTLRESIHVIRELGNSRSVEYNGATLQFPWSHGSQLDVWVAAYGPLALKVAGEVGDGFILQCGDIDIAKWMIASVRAAAENVGRNPDDIAFCVAAPMYIGTDWEHMRDQCRWFGGMVGNHVADIVAKYGENSEVPQALTDYIKDREGYDYNEHGRAGNTHTSFVPDEIVDRFCVLGTAEQHIEKLKQLKDIGVTQFAGYLQHDFKEETLRVYGETVMPALRDHITAKA; via the coding sequence ATGGAATTCGGCGCAGTCGTTCAGACGAACCCACCGGCAGCCCGCACAGTCGGGCTCGCGAAGCTGAGTGAGCAGTACGGCTTCGACTACTTCTGGACCTTCGATTCGCACCTGCTCTGGCAGGAGCCCTACGTCATCTACAGCCAGATCCTGGCCGAGACCCACAAGATCAAAGTCGGCCCGATGGTCACCAACCCGGCCACGCGCGACTGGACGGTCACGGCATCGGTCTACGCCACGCTCAACGAGATGTACGGCAACCGCACCATCTGCGGCATCGGCCGCGGCGACTCGGCGGTGCGCGTCACCAACGGGGCGCCCACCACGCTGAAGACCCTCCGGGAGTCGATCCACGTCATCCGCGAGCTCGGCAACTCGCGCTCGGTGGAGTACAACGGGGCGACGTTGCAGTTCCCCTGGAGCCACGGATCGCAGCTCGACGTGTGGGTGGCCGCTTACGGCCCGCTCGCCCTGAAGGTGGCGGGCGAGGTGGGCGACGGCTTCATTCTGCAGTGCGGCGACATCGACATCGCCAAGTGGATGATCGCCTCGGTGCGTGCCGCCGCCGAGAACGTCGGGCGCAACCCCGATGACATCGCGTTCTGCGTCGCCGCTCCGATGTACATCGGAACCGACTGGGAGCACATGCGTGACCAGTGCCGCTGGTTCGGCGGCATGGTGGGCAACCACGTGGCCGACATCGTGGCGAAATACGGCGAGAACAGCGAGGTGCCGCAAGCCCTCACCGACTACATCAAAGACCGCGAAGGCTACGACTACAACGAACACGGCCGCGCGGGCAACACGCACACGAGCTTCGTGCCGGATGAGATCGTCGACCGGTTCTGCGTGCTCGGCACCGCGGAGCAGCACATCGAGAAGCTCAAGCAGCTGAAAGACATCGGGGTCACCCAGTTCGCCGGCTACCTGCAGCACGACTTCAAGGAGGAGACCCTCCGGGTGTACGGCGAGACCGTCATGCCGGCCCTCCGCGACCACATCACGGCCAAGGCATGA
- a CDS encoding YceD family protein → MREHTLDIPLKEKLGEGLISVETGETLHVDVRLESVHEGILVSAEVTSEAAGQCGRCLRDIRQPVEVEFQELFAYSSDEAFDYGVHDDHVDLEPLIRDSVVLALPFQPVCTPDCPGLDPVTGERLADHAAAPVPEVIDPRWSALAGLAASRDTDPDTK, encoded by the coding sequence ATGAGAGAGCACACGCTCGACATCCCCCTCAAAGAGAAGCTGGGCGAAGGCCTCATCTCCGTCGAGACCGGCGAAACCCTGCACGTCGACGTCCGTCTGGAGTCGGTGCACGAAGGCATCCTGGTCAGCGCGGAGGTCACCTCCGAGGCGGCCGGGCAGTGCGGAAGATGCCTCCGCGACATCCGTCAGCCCGTCGAAGTCGAATTCCAGGAGCTTTTCGCGTATTCTTCTGACGAAGCTTTTGATTACGGGGTTCACGACGACCATGTCGATCTCGAACCTCTGATCAGGGACTCGGTGGTGCTGGCACTACCGTTCCAGCCGGTTTGCACGCCGGATTGCCCAGGCCTCGACCCGGTGACGGGCGAGCGACTGGCCGATCATGCAGCGGCCCCTGTGCCCGAGGTGATCGACCCGCGATGGTCGGCGCTGGCCGGCCTGGCAGCTTCCCGAGACACAGATCCCGACACAAAATAG
- a CDS encoding ABC transporter permease — MSIYRTVLAPVLLGLALLALWQLLVVAFDIKAFIVPGPVAIGSEFGANLSTVLQGALVTGGNALVGLVIGGVAGILFAIVAALVRVIDELSAAVVAAIAVVPIVALAPVLYTMFGAAAETGRQLVAAIAVFIPVYINTLRGLRQVRPVHRDLMRVYAASAWQTTRTVTVPGALPFIFTGLRIASSLAVISALIAEYFGGPIGGLGKSITSAASGSNYSLAWAYVLGAIIVGLVFYCVTLAIEKIATRHYSPNT; from the coding sequence GTGAGCATCTACCGCACCGTGCTCGCCCCGGTGCTGCTGGGGCTTGCGCTCCTCGCACTCTGGCAGCTGCTCGTGGTGGCCTTCGACATCAAGGCCTTCATCGTGCCGGGCCCGGTGGCCATCGGGTCGGAGTTCGGCGCCAACCTCTCCACCGTGCTCCAGGGCGCCCTCGTGACGGGCGGCAACGCCCTCGTCGGGCTCGTGATCGGCGGCGTGGCGGGCATCCTGTTCGCCATCGTCGCCGCCCTCGTGCGGGTGATCGACGAGTTGAGCGCCGCGGTGGTCGCCGCCATCGCCGTGGTGCCGATCGTGGCCCTGGCTCCGGTGCTCTACACGATGTTCGGTGCCGCCGCCGAGACCGGCCGGCAGCTGGTGGCGGCGATCGCGGTGTTCATCCCGGTGTACATCAACACGCTGCGGGGTCTGCGGCAGGTGCGCCCCGTGCACCGCGACCTGATGCGGGTCTACGCGGCATCCGCATGGCAGACGACGCGCACGGTGACGGTTCCCGGCGCACTGCCGTTCATCTTCACCGGGCTGCGCATCGCGTCGAGCCTCGCCGTGATCTCCGCCCTCATCGCCGAGTACTTCGGCGGCCCCATCGGCGGACTCGGCAAATCGATCACCTCCGCTGCAAGCGGCTCCAACTACAGCCTCGCCTGGGCCTACGTGCTCGGCGCCATCATCGTCGGGCTCGTGTTCTACTGCGTCACCCTCGCCATCGAGAAGATCGCGACGCGGCACTACAGCCCGAACACCTAG